From Haemorhous mexicanus isolate bHaeMex1 chromosome 13, bHaeMex1.pri, whole genome shotgun sequence, a single genomic window includes:
- the C13H15orf40 gene encoding UPF0235 protein C15orf40 homolog, producing the protein MPSLAGFLRVRAAPVRSGGAMPGKGKAAAKGPAEPGAAAGPVVAAGGGSVRVAVRAKPGARCSAVTDVTAEAVGVAIAAPPSEGEANAELCRYLAKVLEVKKSDVVLEKGSKSRDKVVKIAVSATPDEILEKLKKEASS; encoded by the exons ATGCCGAGCCTCGCTGGGTTCCTGCGGGTGCGGGCGGCGCCGGTGCGGAGCGGCGGGGCCATGCCCGGGAAG GGAAAAGCAGCCGCCAAGGGCCCCGCGGAGCCGGGCGCCGCCGCGGGACCGGTGgtggcggcgggcggcggctccGTGAGGGTGGCGGTGCGCGCCAAGCCCGGTGCCCGCTGCAGCGCCGTCACAG ATGTGACGGCTGAGGCAGTAGGTGTAGCTATTGCTGCACCTCCGTCGGAAGGGGAGGCAAATGCAGAGCTATGTCGTTACCTCGCTAAGGTGCTTGAAGTGAAGAAGAGTGATGTTGTTTTAGAGAAG GGGAGTAAATCACGTGACAAAGTGGTGAAGATTGCGGTATCAGCGACGCCAGATGAGATtttagaaaaactgaaaaaagaagcTTCCAGTTGA